The Natronoarchaeum mannanilyticum genome includes the window CGCCGGCGCGGCGTCGAGCCGCTACGGGCGCGTTCCGACGCTCCCGTCGGTTACAGCCCGGCGACGTCCTCGATGGCGTCGGTCAGCTCCTTGATGCTCTCGACGTCGTGCTCGCCCATGTGGCCGATGCGGAACGTCTTCTCGCCCAGCGCCGAGCCGTAGCCGTTCGAGAACGCGAAGTCGTACTCCTCGGAGACGGTCTCGATCGTCTCGGCGACGTCGATCCCCTGGGTGTTCTCGATGCAGCTCACAGTTTGAGACTCGTAGCCCTCCTCGGGGAACATCGCGAAGTGCTCGCGGGCCCACTCCCGGGTGTACTCGGCCATCTCGCGGTGGCGCTCGTCGCGACCCCGGTGGCCCTCCTCGAGCATGTGTTTCATCTGCTGGCGGTAGGCTAGCATGATCGGGATCGCGGGCGTCGAGTGGGTCTGGCCCTTCCGATCGTAGTAGTCGATCGTGCGCTGGAAGCCGCCGTACCACGACGCCGAATCCTTCTCCAGTTCGCGCTCGTAGGCCTCGTCGCTGACGGCGCAGACGGCGAGTCCGGGAGGCATCGCGAACGCCTTCTGGCTGGACGCGAAGATCACGTCGATCTCGTGCTCGTCGATGTCGACGTAGTCGCCGCCCAGCGAGGAGACCGCGTCGACGACGAAGTACGTGTCGGGGTACTCGGCGATCACGTCGCCGATCTCCTCGATCGGATTTCTGACGCCCGTCGAGGACTCGTTCATCACGGTCGCGACGACGTCGTACTGTTTGTCGCTGGACTCGAGCTCGGCGCGGATGTCCTCGGGCTTGATCGCCTCGCCCCACTCGTACTCCAGCCGGTCGACGTCCTTGCCGAGGCGCTCGGCGACGTTGGCGTGGCGCTCGCTGAAGCTGCCGCAGGTCGGGACGAGGATGTTCTCGTCGACGAGGTTGAGCGTCGAGGCCTCCCAGAACTCGGTGCCCGACCCCGTCAGGATGACGACCTCGTTGTCGGTGCCGAGGAACTCCTTCGTGTCCTCGACGATGGTCGTGTAGAGGTCGGTCATCCGGTCCATGCGGTGGCCGAACATCGGCTCGCACATCGCCTCGATGACGTCATCGCGCACCTCGGTCGGGCCGGGGATGTACAGCGTCTTGTCGTCGTAGTCGTCGCGGTATTCGCGTTTTTCGGTCACGGAGCTCACCTGATACTGCCCACTGCTCGGCGAGACGGCATGGTACTTTTGATCCGGCGCCGGAAACTCCTCGGAAACCCGGTCGGAGAGGCTACCTGCGAACGTCGACCCGACTGCGAACGTCCCGCGACGACCGCCCGATCTCGATCTCGTAGGTCCCCTCGTCGACCGT containing:
- a CDS encoding alanine--glyoxylate aminotransferase family protein produces the protein MTEKREYRDDYDDKTLYIPGPTEVRDDVIEAMCEPMFGHRMDRMTDLYTTIVEDTKEFLGTDNEVVILTGSGTEFWEASTLNLVDENILVPTCGSFSERHANVAERLGKDVDRLEYEWGEAIKPEDIRAELESSDKQYDVVATVMNESSTGVRNPIEEIGDVIAEYPDTYFVVDAVSSLGGDYVDIDEHEIDVIFASSQKAFAMPPGLAVCAVSDEAYERELEKDSASWYGGFQRTIDYYDRKGQTHSTPAIPIMLAYRQQMKHMLEEGHRGRDERHREMAEYTREWAREHFAMFPEEGYESQTVSCIENTQGIDVAETIETVSEEYDFAFSNGYGSALGEKTFRIGHMGEHDVESIKELTDAIEDVAGL